A single window of Lutzomyia longipalpis isolate SR_M1_2022 chromosome 1, ASM2433408v1 DNA harbors:
- the LOC129797372 gene encoding uncharacterized protein LOC129797372, which translates to MKNADAENQSLLRGKMLAKLILAALIGISVSSLSHGSTLKCYTCNSDDDAGCFENPENQRIEECGHVIADLSSTRFRCMTIKGVNGNEKIAVRRCAVNDECNFQLRSDKSFEWGPKIFPDASCDECNSDLCNKN; encoded by the exons ATGAAAAACGCTGACGCCGAAAACCA ATCGCTCCTACGCGGAAAAATGCTGGCAAAACTAATTCTAGCTGCCCTTATCGGTATTTCTGTGTCATCACTGAGTCATG GTTCAACATTGAAGTGCTATACGTGCAATTCAGACGATGATGCTGGATGCTTTGAGAATCCAGAAAATCAGAGAATTGAAGAGTGTGGCCATGTAATTGCTGATCTAAGTTCTACGCGTTTTCGCTGTATGACCATCAAAGGTGTAAATGGAAATGAAAAGATCGCCGTGAGACGATGCGCAGTGAATGatgaatgcaattttcaacTGAGATCTGACAAATCCTTCGAATGGGGCCCCAAAATCTTCCCGGATGCTTCTTGTGACGAATGCAATAGTGATTTGtgtaacaaaaattaa
- the LOC129793526 gene encoding uncharacterized protein LOC129793526: MPAKTASRANYKGQLTKVKRAIEKYMMNFDELKQPTAGADLTKLLEEVDQIEAKFSDIQTQIIAEAPPDLKEKEMQDMATFVEDCNMVHFEITKLHARRNELCNPPVTALPNTSDALQQVMQLVQTQFKEVMQTHREDMETVLSNSMQHSMTFQQPTGASGVAKLEPLKVPTFSGVYSEWKSFQDLFTSIVHNNTHLTGAQKMHYLKLALQGEASLTIAHFGISDENYSVAWKMVQDRYDDNHKIVNSHIETFLKQSAVAQPSASGLRKLFTTSASILQAMEALKVTQRDPWLIHIIREKLDAESQVLWSREINDDIPTWQQFEAFLHKRCKSLELCSPPIPKSNQNSNQKPKPKNEKSRGSCYTAQSQSSQKVCPFCKKPNHKLFRCRDFLSQTASKRLEITQSLKMCQNCLSDTHATTDCSYSLCKQCNQKHNTLLHEAFGSPLPSGSQSTGVDSSTGTVCCANVMGDSSLHVLLATAQVKLLDDDNNEHSCRVLLDAGSQFNFITTHLVQRLRLKLNPAEFIIKGIGSVTQISKHRTDVRLRLNQDVSEIGCAVVKKITGNLPNCFIDRESFTIPDSIQLADPDWHRNQPVDMLIGGEFFWHFLKDQTITLGPNAPLLKDSVFGWLVVGPHFNKPTVNSKSIGQCNVATSMASMEATMQKFWKVEEVPKRQEKISEQDEAEKIFQSTTTRTEDGRYMVTLPFTEEIKELGNNRSSATHQFLQLERRLDRNSDLKAEYTKVIHEYLSLNIIEEVPACELDRPSYYLPHHAVVKLHAISTKLRIVFNGSAISQTGRSLNHCLRIGPVVQPPLVEILWRFRIHQFALTCDVVKMYLQILMCPEHRDYVRFMWRDHKTGDIRHFRFRTVCFGLASSPFLATRTLIQLAEEEGHLFPLAAKAIRECFYVDDCLVSLPSISDLILLREELIQLLGRAQFQLAKFKSNCPSETDDNGDSQSHDLADDTVKTLGLIWNSTSDTFQFNLSDSIPTENVTKRQMLSAIAKIYDPIGLIGPIISHAKLMMQEVWLLKVDWDTPVPSDLQHKWSTFIKDLPSIESLRIPRWISSIASPTHVELHAFADASSVAYGAVIFYVSEDANGHKSSRLLTSKSKVVPLKDKETEDPAITIPKAELCAAKMAAELMSSVSEALGVTQCFYWTDAAVVLYQIHTPSEKREIFVRNRVRDILKLTKAEEWRHVASADNPADPLSRGCLASQAVTNTLWWSGPEWLVQGSDHWPAAFDPKTFSMGRKPAVALTSTNAMSPAHDTNDSLHSILHMRISTFTRMQREQLMGDLPEHRSSKLAAFTATGMDFAGPVLLKTGIRKGTTTKAYILVLVCMSTKAIHLELVSSLTTNAFIAALRRFTSRRGAPKYIYSDNAKTFVGADRELKELLASTEYTDDVGNFMSGKGIQWRFQPPRAPHHGGLWEAGVKSCKYHLKRIVGATPLNFEEMTTVLTQIESVLNSRPLVQLPTSSDMPDLTYLTPGHFLGLEGAAQLPDPTLEHLSSNRVSRWQLCQKLQQDFSKRWKEEYLTTLQVRTKWSKECVNLQVEDVVLLYADHLPSPGWLLGVVMEIFPGKDNRVRVVLVRTSKGTFKRPITKVVKLPIEDEQFPAEDVAA; the protein is encoded by the exons ATGCCGGCCAAGACAGCATCCCGCGCAAACTACAAGGGGCAGCTCACTAAGGTGAAACGTGCCATCGAGAAGTACATGATGAACTTCGATGAGCTGAAGCAACCCACCGCAGGAGCTGATCTCACCAAGCTGCTAGAGGAAGTTGATCAAATTGAAGCCAAGTTCTCGGACATCCAAACCCAGATCATTGCAGAGGCTCCTCCAGACTTGAAGGAGAAGGAGATGCAAGACATGGCCACCTTCGTTGAGGATTGCAACATGGTCCATTTTGAGATCACCAAGCTCCATGCTAGACGGAATGAGTTGTGCAATCCACCAGTGACTGCACTGCCCAACACATCCGATGCACTTCAGCAGGTTATGCAGCTTGTTCAGACTCAATTCAAGGAAGTTATGCAGACTCATCGTGAGGACATGGAGACTGTGCTCAGCAATTCTATGCAGCATAGTATGACGTTTCAACAGCCTACGGGAGCTTCGGGAGTGGCAAAATTGGAGCCCTTGAAGGTTCCCACATTCAGTGGGGTTTATTCGGAGTGGAAATCCTTCCAGGATTTGTTCACTTCCATTGTGCACAACAATACGCATTTGACTGGTGCCCAGAAGATGCATTATTTGAAGCTCGCTCTGCAAGGAGAGGCATCGTTGACCATCGCTCATTTCGGCATTTCGGATGAGAATTACTCAGTGGCATGGAAGATGGTTCAGGATCGCTACGATGACAACCACAAGATCGTCAATTCTCACATTGAGACGTTCTTAAAGCAATCAGCGGTAGCACAGCCGTCAGCAAGTGGTCTTCGGAAGCTATTCACCACATCAGCATCCATTCTTCAGGCCATGGAGGCCCTGAAGGTCACACAGAGGGATCCCTGGTTGATTCACATCATCAGAGAGAAGCTAGATGCCGAGTCACAAGTGCTGTGGTCCAGAGAAATCAATGATGACATCCCCACATGGCAGCAGTTCGAGGCGTTCCTGCACAAACGATGTAAGTCACTTGAATTATGTTCTCCCCCAATACCAAAGTccaatcaaaattcaaatcaaaagcCAAAGCCCAAAAATGAGAAATCTCGAGGTTCTTGCTATACCGCCCAATCTCAATCAAGTCAAAAAGTGTGCCCATTTTGCAAGAAACCCAATCACAAATTGTTCAGATGCcgagattttctctctcaaactGCCTCGAAAAGACTAGAGATCACCCAATCCCTCAAAATGTGCCAGAATTGCCTATCTGACACACATGCTACAACCGATTGTTCGTACTCATTATGCAAACAATGCAATCAAAAACACAATACCCTGTTGCATGAAGCATTTGGTTCCCCCTTACCTTCTGGTTCGCAATCCACGGGAGTAGACAGCTCCACAGGAACAGTTTGTTGTGCCAATGTTATGGGAGACAGCTCGCTACACGTTTTATTAGCCACTGCTCAAGTCAAGCTGCTGGATGATGACAACAACGAGCACTCCTGTCGTGTGCTACTTGATGCTGGCTCACAGTTCAATTTCATCACGACCCATTTGGTGCAGAGGCTTCGACTCAAGCTGAATCCCGCGGAGTTCATCATCAAAGGCATAGGGTCAGTGACTCAGATTTCCAAGCACAGGACTGATGTCAGGCTTCGGTTGAACCAAGATGTCTCAGAAATTGGTTGTGCGGTTGTCAAGAAAATCACAGGGAATCTGCCCAATTGTTTCATAGATAGAGAGTCGTTCACAATCCCTGATTCAATCCAATTGGCTGATCCAGACTGGCATCGCAATCAGCCAGTTGACATGCTCATTGGAGGAGAATTCTTCTGGCATTTCCTCAAAGACCAAACCATCACTCTTGGCCCCAATGCTCCACTCTTGAAAGATAGCGTGTTCGGATGGCTGGTCGTAGGACCACATTTCAACAAACCAACTGTGAATTCCAAGTCCATAGGGCAGTGCAATGTGGCTACATCAATGGCTAGTATGGAGGCCACCATGCAGAAGTTCTGGAAGGTTGAGGAAGTACCGAAGCGCCAGGAGAAAATCAGTGAGCAAGATGAGGCTGAGAAGATCTTCCAATCTACCACTACACGTACAGAAGATGGTCGATACATGGTTACCTTGCCATTCAcagaagaaatcaaagaattgGGGAACAATAGAAGTTCGGCTACTCACCAGTTTCTGCAATTGGAGCGACGATTGGACAGGAATAGTGATCTCAAGGCAGAATACACAAAGGTCATCCACGAGTACCTCAGCTTGAACATCATCGAGGAGGTTCCAGCTTGTGAGTTAGACCGGCCATCTTATTATCTACCTCACCATGCGGTAGTCAAATTGCATGCAATCAGCACGAAGCTCCGAATAGTTTTCAATGGGAGTGCAATCTCTCAAACAGGACGTAGTCTCAATCACTGTCTCCGGATAGGTCCCGTGGTTCAGCCTCCTCTAGTTGAGATACTATGGAGATTCAGAATTCATCAATTCGCTCTCACATGTGATGTTGTCAAGATGTATCTTCAAATACTCATGTGTCCAGAACATCGAGACTACGTACGATTCATGTGGAGAGACCACAAGACAGGCGACATCCGACACTTTCGCTTCCGCACAGTTTGTTTTGGGCTTGCCTCTTCGCCATTCTTAGCGACGCGAACACTCATCCAGCTCGCAGAGGAGGAGGGACATCTGTTTCCACTCGCAGCCAAGGCAATCCGGGAGTGCTTTTATGTCGACGACTGCCTTGTGTCATTACCAAGTATATCTGATCTCATTTTGTTGAGAGAAGAACTCATTCAGCTCCTAGGCAGAGCACAGTTTCAGTTGGCCAAGTTCAAGTCAAACTGCCCATCGGAAACAGACGACAATGGAGATAGTCAGTCACATGACCTTGCCGATGACACCGTGAAGACTTTGGGATTGATTTGGAATAGCACTTCAGACACTTTCCAATTCAACTTGTCGGATAGCATTCCCACGGAGAATGTCACCAAGAGGCAGATGTTGTCAGCCATCGCAAAAATCTACGATCCTATCGGACTGATAGGGCCTATCATCTCACATGCCAAGCTCATGATGCAGGAGGTATGGCTTCTGAAAGTAGATTGGGATACTCCAGTACCAAGCGACTTACAGCATAAATGGTCAACATTCATCAAGGACCTACCTTCCATTGAGTCACTACGAATCCCCAGGTGGATTTCCAGCATTGCTTCCCCTACACATGTGGAATTGCATGCATTCGCTGACGCCAGCTCCGTAGCGTACGGAGCCGTCATCTTTTATGTATCCGAGGATGCTAATGGACACAAGTCATCCAGGCTCCTCACCTCAAAATCCAAAGTTGTGCCATTGAAGGACAAGGAGACCGAGGATCCTGCCATCACCATTCCCAAGGCAGAATTATGTGCAGCCAAGATGGCAGCGGAGTTGATGTCGAGTGTCTCTGAAGCGTTGGGTGTTACTCAATGTTTCTATTGGACGGATGCAGCAGTGGTTCTGTACCAAATTCACACACCGTCGGAGAAACGAGAGATATTCGTCAGAAACAGAGTCCGGGACATTCTGAAGTTGACAAAAGCAGAAGAATGGCGCCATGTCGCATCAGCTGACAACCCCGCAGACCCGCTTTCACGAGGATGTTTGGCTTCCCAGGCTGTCACAAACACTTTATGGTGGTCAGGGCCCGAATGGCTAGTACAGGGTAGTGATCATTGGCCAGCAGCATTCGATCCCAAAACTTTCTCAATGGGGAGGAAGCCTGCCGTTGCGTTGACCTCCACAAATGCAATGTCACCAGCGCACGACACCAATGATTCTCTCCACTCAATCCTTCACATGCGCATCAGCACATTTACTCGTATGCAGCGG GAACAACTTATGGGCGATTTGCCTGAGCATAGATCATCAAAATTAGCTGCATTCACCGCTACAGGCATGGACTTTGCGGGGCCAGTGCTCCTGAAGACGGGAATTCGCAAGGGCACAACCACCAAAGCATACATTCTGGTGTTAGTGTGTATGTCAACAAAGGCGATACACCTTGAATTGGTGAGTTCTTTGACCACAAATGCATTCATCGCCGCGCTCCGTCGATTCACTAGCAGACGTGGAGCACCAAAGTACATTTATTCGGACAATGCCAAGACATTCGTCGGGGCAGACAGAGAATTGAAGGAATTACTCGCTTCAACGGAGTACACCGACGATGTTGGAAATTTCATGTCCGGAAAAGGAATCCAGTGGCGTTTTCAGCCTCCAAGAGCGCCACACCATGGAGGTTTATGGGAGGCGGGAGTCAAGTCCTGCAAGTATCATCTCAAAAGGATCGTGGGAGCTACGCCGTTGAATTTTGAGGAGATGACTACCGTACTGACGCAAATCGAGAGTGTTCTGAACAGTCGGCCGTTAGTTCAGCTGCCCACAAGTTCCGATATGCCCGATCTAACGTATCTCACGCCGGGGCATTTTTTGGGCTTAGAAGGAGCGGCCCAGCTGCCAGATCCCACGCTTGAGCATCTGTCGAGCAACAGAGTGAGCAGATGGCAATTGTGTCAGAAATTGCAGCAGGATTTTTCGAAGAGATGGAAGGAGGAGTACCTGACAACTTTGCAAGTCAGGACGAAATGGAGTAAGGAATGTGTCAATCTACAGGTTGAAGATGTAGTGTTGTTGTACGCCGATCATCTGCCATCTCCAGGTTGGCTGCTGGGAGTAGTCATGGAAATATTCCCAGGAAAGGATAATCGTGTACGGGTAGTCCTGGTGAGGACATCGAAAGGGACATTCAAGAGGCCGATTACAAAGGTTGTCAAATTGCCCATTGAAGATGAGCAATTTCCCGCGGAGGATGTCGCCGCTTAG